Proteins encoded within one genomic window of Streptomyces taklimakanensis:
- a CDS encoding SpoIIE family protein phosphatase: MSDPPKTFHSTGERVSTSLLDTLRIGIVMFDAEGYVRLWSPATEEILGWPAEEIVGRHYADYLTGPPVTSPSGTPVGAGEIYDALQHEKYWRGILRVRHRGGHTVEVEGRASLITPAGGRPFILANLVETSRLRAVEHDLAALDALFATSPLGIAFLDTEHRYVRVNDALARLNGVPVSETLGRSTREVLPPRTAESLTQIQSLVLKTGRPVVDTVVAAPDGHGWHSVSYGRLTSPDGRVLGVSSTVMDVTERRDAMEKIERARQRLKLLDDVGVALGDLLDLPRLAGTLADSLVPRFADYASVMLYASVAHGGELPRPDRLPDSPLLQLGTAAKTRGPTVDAVLRVGREVVFAPESVFGKVLGSAVPHMTLTEEDLRSALHPDDPASSVANPLNVASVLIVPLRARDVVLGLLVLGRAEGRAPFDRDDLALTMELAGRAGISLDNARLYARERESALMLQRSLLPQHVPSPPGVQVAYRYVPGGSRTEAEAEAGGDWFDVISLAGGRIALVVGDVMGHGLRAAATMGRLRTAVRTLAGLDLSPDELLRRVNDLADDLAQGPDEPLMATCVYAVYDPSTRRCTLATAGHVPPLLLVDDGSGGWSVAPVEAPSGAPLGVDGVEFESVELTVEEGALLVLYTDGLIEHRGEDITEGLDRLVRLLAELPDQPFLEDVCDRVLDGMAPGGGTPDPRGVGPGGSGASAGPVDSVDDVALLLARLGGLPEGSAASWTFPAERYAVRRARDAARRTLREWGLGELVDDTALLVSELVTNSMRHAHGPIGVRMVRGSSLLVEVSDPLPVPPREHVATEDDEGGRGIQLVARGARRWGTRHGPIGKTVWFELPIP; the protein is encoded by the coding sequence GTGAGCGATCCCCCCAAGACATTCCACAGCACGGGCGAGCGGGTGAGCACCTCGCTACTGGACACGCTGCGCATCGGCATCGTCATGTTCGACGCCGAGGGATACGTCCGGCTGTGGAGCCCGGCCACCGAGGAGATCCTCGGCTGGCCCGCCGAGGAGATCGTCGGCCGCCACTACGCCGACTACCTCACCGGCCCTCCCGTGACCTCGCCCTCCGGCACCCCCGTGGGCGCCGGGGAGATCTACGACGCCCTCCAGCACGAGAAGTACTGGCGCGGCATCCTGCGCGTGCGCCACCGGGGCGGGCACACCGTCGAGGTCGAGGGCCGTGCCTCGCTGATCACCCCCGCCGGCGGCAGACCGTTCATTCTGGCCAACCTCGTCGAGACCTCCCGGCTGCGCGCCGTCGAGCACGACCTCGCCGCGCTCGACGCCCTCTTCGCCACCTCCCCGCTGGGCATCGCCTTCCTCGACACCGAGCACCGCTACGTCCGCGTCAACGACGCGCTCGCCCGGCTCAACGGGGTGCCGGTCTCCGAGACGCTGGGCAGGAGCACCAGGGAAGTCCTGCCCCCGCGTACGGCCGAGAGCCTCACGCAGATCCAGTCCCTGGTGCTGAAGACCGGTCGCCCCGTGGTGGACACGGTCGTCGCGGCGCCCGACGGGCACGGCTGGCACTCGGTGTCGTACGGCAGGCTCACCTCGCCCGACGGGCGCGTCCTCGGGGTGAGTTCCACGGTCATGGACGTCACCGAACGGCGCGACGCGATGGAGAAGATCGAGCGCGCCCGCCAGCGACTCAAACTCCTCGACGACGTCGGTGTGGCCCTCGGCGACCTGCTCGACCTCCCCCGGCTCGCCGGCACCCTCGCCGACTCCCTGGTCCCGCGCTTCGCCGACTACGCCAGTGTGATGCTGTACGCCTCCGTGGCGCACGGCGGCGAACTGCCCCGCCCCGACCGCCTGCCGGACTCCCCGCTGCTCCAGCTGGGCACCGCCGCCAAGACGCGCGGTCCGACGGTCGACGCCGTGCTGCGGGTCGGCCGGGAGGTCGTCTTCGCCCCGGAGTCGGTGTTCGGCAAGGTGCTCGGCTCGGCCGTCCCCCACATGACGCTGACCGAGGAGGACCTGCGCTCCGCCCTCCACCCCGACGACCCCGCCTCCTCGGTCGCCAACCCCCTGAACGTCGCCTCCGTGCTGATCGTCCCGCTGCGGGCCCGCGACGTCGTCCTCGGACTGCTGGTGCTCGGCCGCGCCGAGGGCCGGGCCCCCTTCGACCGCGACGACCTCGCGCTCACCATGGAGCTGGCCGGACGCGCCGGGATCAGCCTGGACAACGCCCGCCTCTACGCCCGCGAGCGCGAGAGCGCCCTGATGCTCCAGCGCAGCCTGCTGCCCCAGCACGTGCCCTCGCCGCCCGGTGTGCAGGTCGCCTACCGCTACGTTCCCGGGGGCAGCCGGACCGAGGCCGAGGCGGAGGCGGGCGGCGACTGGTTCGACGTGATCTCCCTGGCGGGCGGTCGGATCGCCCTCGTCGTCGGTGACGTGATGGGCCACGGGCTGCGCGCGGCGGCCACGATGGGGCGGCTGCGCACGGCGGTGCGCACCCTGGCCGGCCTGGACCTGTCCCCCGACGAGCTGCTGCGCCGGGTCAACGACCTGGCCGACGACCTGGCCCAGGGGCCCGACGAGCCGCTCATGGCCACCTGCGTCTACGCCGTCTACGACCCCTCCACCCGCCGCTGCACCCTCGCCACGGCCGGGCACGTGCCGCCGCTGCTGCTCGTCGACGACGGGAGCGGAGGCTGGTCCGTGGCGCCCGTCGAGGCGCCCTCGGGCGCGCCCCTCGGTGTCGACGGGGTGGAGTTCGAGTCCGTGGAACTGACGGTGGAGGAGGGGGCGCTCCTCGTCCTCTACACCGACGGGCTGATCGAGCACCGCGGCGAGGACATCACCGAGGGCCTGGACCGGCTGGTCCGGCTGCTCGCCGAGCTGCCGGACCAGCCCTTCCTGGAGGACGTCTGCGACCGGGTGCTCGACGGCATGGCCCCCGGGGGCGGCACGCCCGACCCCCGGGGCGTCGGGCCGGGTGGCTCCGGTGCCTCCGCCGGCCCGGTCGACTCCGTCGACGACGTGGCGCTGCTGCTCGCCCGGCTCGGTGGCCTCCCTGAGGGCAGCGCCGCCTCCTGGACCTTCCCCGCCGAGCGCTACGCGGTGCGCCGGGCCCGCGACGCCGCCCGCCGGACGCTGCGCGAGTGGGGGCTGGGCGAGCTGGTCGACGACACGGCGTTGCTCGTCAGCGAGTTGGTCACCAACTCCATGCGCCACGCCCACGGACCCATCGGGGTGCGGATGGTGCGAGGCTCGTCCCTGCTGGTGGAGGTCTCCGACCCGCTGCCCGTCCCGCCCAGGGAGCACGTCGCCACCGAGGACGACGAGGGCGGGCGCGGCATCCAGCTCGTCGCCCGCGGGGCGCGCCGTTGGGGAACGCGGCACGGGCCGATCGGCAAGACCGTGTGGTTCGAACTCCCCATTCCCTGA